A portion of the Chryseobacterium tructae genome contains these proteins:
- a CDS encoding DinB family protein, protein MKDKLIDLFEYTYHFNVEMIKVISENRKLVDDKTISLINHTLNAQQIWSARILGEPTFEVWQVNSFESLNEINHQNFVKSIEIVKDSDLEKRIEYQNSRGTKFENSIFEMLFHAINHSTYHRGQINSLLKQNGIEPILTDYIFYKR, encoded by the coding sequence ATGAAAGACAAACTAATAGACTTATTCGAATACACCTATCATTTCAATGTTGAAATGATTAAAGTTATTTCTGAAAACAGAAAACTTGTAGATGATAAAACAATTAGTTTGATTAATCACACTCTTAATGCACAACAAATCTGGAGTGCCAGGATACTGGGAGAACCTACATTTGAGGTTTGGCAAGTCAATTCTTTTGAATCTTTGAATGAAATTAATCATCAGAATTTTGTAAAAAGTATTGAGATCGTTAAAGATTCTGATCTTGAGAAAAGAATAGAATATCAGAATTCAAGAGGAACAAAATTTGAAAACAGTATTTTTGAAATGCTTTTTCATGCCATTAATCATTCGACTTATCACAGAGGACAGATTAATTCCTTACTTAAACAAAACGGTATAGAACCTATATTAACAGACTATATTTTTTATAAAAGATAG
- a CDS encoding class I SAM-dependent methyltransferase codes for MENKLLNKEVQSYINANLKTDLHSLLLKKSPFPEVSIQEIVQQIKGKQVAEKKFPFLLKDGIIFPPQLNMEQSSSEKTALYKSEILKGKKFVDLTSGFGIDAYYLSQNFEDITLIEQNTALLEIVEHNWNTLGRKARFINQKLEAFLNKNKENFNTIYLDPARRDQNKNKVFLLEDLSPNILEIQEKLLSISDQVIIKLSPLIDLKYLISVVPSIFRIDIIALKNDVKEIVAFLSAENKKEIIGNCVNLESGESTFSFIFGEEENAQSEYSEPEKFIYIPNNSILKAGIFNLISEKVGVKKLHPNSHLYTSIERIIDFPGRTFEMEVVDSKKIKKKEQYNIISKNYPLKPEEIKKKYGLKDGGNDYLIFTQSKKGKIILKSV; via the coding sequence GTGGAGAATAAATTATTAAATAAAGAAGTTCAGAGCTATATCAATGCAAATCTAAAAACAGATCTGCATTCCTTACTGTTGAAAAAATCCCCATTCCCGGAGGTTTCTATACAGGAAATCGTGCAACAGATCAAAGGAAAGCAAGTCGCAGAGAAAAAGTTTCCTTTTCTACTGAAAGATGGAATTATTTTCCCACCACAACTCAATATGGAGCAATCCTCATCCGAAAAGACGGCTCTCTATAAATCTGAGATTTTAAAAGGGAAGAAGTTTGTAGACTTGACCAGCGGATTTGGAATTGATGCCTATTATCTATCCCAAAACTTTGAAGATATTACCTTAATAGAGCAAAATACAGCGCTTTTAGAGATCGTTGAGCACAATTGGAATACTCTAGGAAGAAAAGCCAGATTTATTAACCAAAAACTGGAGGCTTTTTTGAATAAAAATAAGGAGAATTTTAATACTATTTATCTGGATCCAGCAAGAAGAGACCAGAATAAAAATAAAGTCTTTCTTTTGGAAGATCTTTCCCCAAATATTCTTGAAATCCAGGAAAAATTATTATCAATATCAGATCAGGTGATTATTAAACTTTCGCCATTGATAGATCTGAAATATCTTATTTCAGTTGTACCTTCTATTTTCAGAATTGATATCATAGCTCTTAAGAATGATGTAAAAGAGATTGTAGCTTTCCTATCTGCAGAAAATAAAAAAGAGATTATTGGCAACTGTGTGAACCTTGAAAGCGGTGAATCTACCTTTAGTTTCATATTTGGGGAAGAAGAAAATGCTCAATCGGAATATTCTGAACCTGAAAAATTCATTTATATTCCTAATAATTCTATTCTAAAGGCGGGGATTTTCAATTTGATTTCTGAAAAGGTTGGGGTTAAAAAATTACATCCTAACTCTCATCTTTATACTTCCATAGAAAGAATAATCGATTTTCCAGGAAGAACTTTTGAAATGGAAGTTGTTGATTCTAAAAAGATTAAAAAGAAGGAGCAATACAATATTATTTCAAAAAATTACCCGTTAAAACCTGAAGAAATTAAGAAGAAATACGGATTGAAAGATGGTGGAAATGATTACCTTATTTTTACACAGTCCAAAAAAGGGAAAATTATTTTAAAATCAGTCTAA
- a CDS encoding dipeptidase — protein sequence MQETLNYINENKQRFVDELFELLRIPSISADPAYKDDVLKCADVCAEYLRNAGADHVEVCETKGYPIVFGEKIIDTNLPTVLVYGHYDVQPADPLELWRKPPFEPYIEKTELHPDGAIFARGAADDKGQFFMHLKAFEAMMRTNTLPCNVKFILEGEEEVGSVSLGDFVNENKEKLSCDCILISDTHIYSNEQPTVTTGLRGLSYVEVEVEGPNRDLHSGLYGGAVPNPIHVLSRMIANLIDEDGHITIDGFYDNVETVSDADRTEMNKLKDNPEEFKKSIGLSNIEGEKGYTTLERASIRPTLDCNGIWGGYTGEGAKTVIPSKAFAKISMRLVPYQTPEEITEKFTKYFEKIAPDTVKVKVTPHHGGMPYVLQSDTKEFLAAKAAMETAFGKEVLPYRSGGSIPITSMFEKVLGAKSVLMGFGLDSDAIHSPNEHYGLFNFYKGIESIPLFFENYSK from the coding sequence ATGCAAGAGACATTAAATTACATTAACGAAAACAAGCAGCGTTTCGTCGATGAATTATTTGAGTTATTGAGAATCCCTTCTATTTCTGCAGATCCAGCGTATAAAGATGATGTATTGAAGTGTGCAGATGTATGTGCAGAATACCTTAGAAATGCAGGTGCAGATCATGTTGAAGTATGTGAAACTAAGGGTTACCCTATCGTTTTCGGAGAAAAAATTATAGATACAAACCTACCAACGGTACTGGTTTACGGGCACTATGACGTACAACCGGCAGATCCATTAGAATTATGGAGAAAACCTCCTTTTGAGCCTTATATTGAGAAAACTGAGCTTCACCCGGACGGAGCTATCTTCGCAAGAGGTGCAGCAGATGATAAAGGACAGTTCTTTATGCACCTGAAAGCATTTGAAGCAATGATGAGAACCAACACTCTTCCTTGTAACGTTAAATTTATTCTGGAAGGAGAAGAAGAAGTAGGATCTGTAAGTTTAGGGGACTTTGTGAATGAAAACAAAGAAAAGCTGTCTTGCGATTGTATTTTAATTTCCGATACGCATATCTATAGCAACGAGCAACCGACTGTAACAACAGGATTAAGAGGGCTAAGCTATGTAGAAGTAGAGGTGGAAGGACCAAACAGAGACCTGCATTCAGGACTTTACGGAGGAGCAGTTCCAAACCCAATCCATGTATTGTCAAGAATGATTGCTAATCTTATTGATGAAGATGGTCACATCACAATTGATGGTTTCTATGATAATGTTGAGACTGTGTCTGATGCAGACAGAACAGAGATGAATAAACTGAAGGATAATCCTGAAGAATTCAAAAAGTCAATCGGATTAAGCAATATTGAAGGCGAAAAAGGATATACAACGTTAGAGAGAGCTTCTATTCGTCCTACTTTAGACTGTAATGGTATTTGGGGTGGATATACAGGCGAAGGAGCTAAAACTGTAATTCCTTCCAAAGCTTTTGCTAAAATTTCAATGCGTTTGGTTCCTTATCAAACACCGGAAGAAATTACGGAGAAGTTCACGAAATATTTCGAAAAAATTGCTCCGGATACCGTAAAAGTGAAAGTGACACCGCACCATGGGGGAATGCCTTATGTACTACAAAGTGATACCAAAGAATTCTTAGCCGCTAAAGCCGCTATGGAAACAGCATTTGGTAAAGAAGTATTGCCTTACAGAAGTGGTGGAAGTATTCCAATTACATCAATGTTTGAGAAGGTTTTAGGAGCTAAATCTGTATTGATGGGCTTTGGATTGGATTCTGATGCAATTCACTCTCCAAACGAACATTATGGATTATTTAATTTTTATAAAGGAATTGAAAGTATTCCGTTGTTTTTTGAAAATTATTCAAAATAA